A stretch of Aphelocoma coerulescens isolate FSJ_1873_10779 unplaced genomic scaffold, UR_Acoe_1.0 HiC_scaffold_77, whole genome shotgun sequence DNA encodes these proteins:
- the LOC138102511 gene encoding olfactory receptor 14J1-like: MSNSSSISHFLLLPLADTRQLQLLHFCLFLGISLAALLANGLIISTGACGQHLHSPMFFFLLNLALTDLGSICTTVPKAMHNSLWGTSHISYTGCAAQVFLIVFFLGTEDFLLTVMCYDCYMSICKALHYGTLLGSRACAHMAAAAWVSGFLTALLHTANTFSLPLCQDNALGQFFCEIPHILRLSCSDTYLREFGLLAFSTFPFLGCFVFMLFSYVQFFRAVLRIPSEQGCHKAFCMCLPHLASLFLSTGTFAHLKPPSISSPSLDVVVSVLNSVVPPALNPLIYSLRNQELKDALRKMMTISFQKQ, encoded by the coding sequence atgtccaacagcagctccatcagccacttcctcctgctgccattggcagacacgcggcagctgcagctcctgcacttctgcctcttcctgggcatctccctggctgccctcctggccaacggcctcatcatcagcaccggagcctgcggccagcacctgcacagccccatgttcttcttcctgctcaaccTGGCCCTCActgacctgggctccatctgcaccactgtccccaaggccatgcacaattccctttGGGGCACCAGCCACATCTCCTACACaggatgtgctgctcaggtgtttctgATTGTCTTCTTCCTTGGAACAGAGGATTTCCTCCTCACCGTCATGTGCTACGACTGCTACatgtccatctgcaaagccctgcactacgggaccctcctgggcagcagagcttgtgcccacatggcagcagctgcctgggtcAGTGGCtttctcactgctctgctgcacacggccaatacattttctctgcccctgtgccaggacaacgccctgggccagttcttctgtgaaatcccacacatcctcaggCTCTCCTGCTCAGACACATACCTGAGGGAATTTGGGCTTCTTGCTTTTagtacttttccttttttgggttgttttgtgttcatgcttttctcctatgtgcagttcttcagggccgtgctgaggatcccctctgagcagggctgcCACAAAGCCTTTTGCatgtgcctccctcacctggcctctctgtttctcagcacTGGCACATTTGCtcacctgaagcccccctccatctcgtccccatccctggatgtggtgGTGTCAGTTCTGAactcggtggtgcctccagccctgaaccccctcatctacagcctgaggaaccaggagctcaaggatgccctgaggaaaatgatgactatatcttttcagaagcaataa